The Sulfurihydrogenibium sp. genome includes a region encoding these proteins:
- the gmhA gene encoding D-sedoheptulose 7-phosphate isomerase: MLENEIISIFEESANLKKEFVYEYAEDIVNLGILIGKRLKLGNKLLICGNGGSAADSQHFAAEVVGRFEKERKGFSAIALTTDTSALTAIGNDYGFDKVFSRQVEALGQKGDILIGISTSGNSNNVIEAVKVAKGLGIFTVGLLGKDGGQLKDLVDKAFIVRSNNTARIQEVHITFIHAICRVLDLYLTGKIEE, from the coding sequence GCATTTTTGAAGAAAGTGCTAATTTAAAAAAAGAGTTTGTTTATGAATATGCAGAAGATATTGTTAATTTAGGAATATTGATAGGAAAAAGATTAAAGCTTGGAAATAAATTACTGATTTGCGGCAATGGTGGGTCTGCTGCAGATAGTCAGCATTTTGCTGCAGAAGTAGTTGGAAGATTCGAAAAAGAAAGAAAAGGTTTTTCTGCAATAGCATTGACAACAGATACTTCTGCGTTAACAGCCATAGGAAATGATTACGGATTTGATAAAGTTTTTTCAAGACAAGTTGAAGCTCTTGGTCAAAAAGGAGATATATTAATTGGAATTTCTACAAGTGGAAACTCTAATAATGTGATAGAAGCTGTCAAGGTTGCAAAAGGTCTTGGAATTTTTACAGTTGGTTTGCTTGGTAAAGACGGTGGACAGCTAAAAGACTTAGTAGATAAAGCATTTATAGTAAGGTCTAACAACACAGCAAGGATACAGGAGGTTCATATTACTTTCATCCATGCAATTTGTAGAGTTTTAGATTTATACTTAACAGGTAAGATAGAAGAATAA
- a CDS encoding alanine--glyoxylate aminotransferase family protein, whose product MIKERLFTPGPVPLPPQVIKALGQQIIHHRTQEFTNIFLQTREKLQKLLNTQRDVLMFASSGTGAMEASIVNFFDEGDKVLVINAGKFGERWRDLGNTFGLNVIDYQIQWGKTYDKEELKKIVEKNPDIKGILVQHSETSTATVHDLKFLAQVSNSLEDCLLVVDGITSVGVYKVYPEEIGVDILITGSQKALMLPPGLSVLYYSEKAEKRLESSKLPKYYFSVKAESKKQAKGQTAYTPAINLIIALNESLDLILNEGLDNLEKRHHILAEMTRQGLQEIGLKLLSESPSNSATAVFTPEGLDADVFRKELLKIGIRVAGGQDHLKGKIFRVAHMGYFDYLDIIEVVAAVEITLNKMGYKVELGKGVRKAQEVYLNNI is encoded by the coding sequence TTGATTAAAGAAAGACTTTTTACACCCGGACCGGTACCACTTCCACCGCAAGTTATCAAAGCCTTAGGACAGCAAATAATCCACCATAGAACACAGGAATTTACTAACATATTTTTACAAACAAGAGAAAAACTTCAAAAACTATTAAATACACAAAGAGATGTTTTAATGTTTGCCTCTTCCGGAACAGGAGCAATGGAGGCATCTATCGTTAACTTTTTCGATGAAGGAGATAAAGTTTTAGTCATAAATGCCGGAAAGTTTGGGGAACGATGGAGAGACTTAGGAAATACATTTGGTTTAAATGTTATAGACTATCAAATCCAATGGGGTAAAACTTACGATAAAGAAGAGCTAAAAAAAATAGTAGAAAAAAATCCGGACATAAAAGGTATTTTGGTTCAGCATTCAGAAACATCAACAGCAACAGTCCATGACCTAAAATTTTTAGCACAGGTTAGTAATTCATTAGAAGACTGTTTATTGGTAGTTGACGGAATTACTTCTGTAGGTGTTTATAAAGTATATCCTGAAGAGATAGGGGTTGATATTCTTATAACAGGTAGTCAAAAAGCACTAATGCTTCCACCGGGCTTATCTGTCTTATACTACAGTGAAAAAGCAGAAAAAAGACTTGAAAGCAGTAAACTGCCAAAATATTACTTCTCTGTAAAAGCAGAAAGCAAAAAACAAGCAAAAGGACAAACAGCTTACACACCTGCTATAAATCTTATCATTGCTTTAAATGAAAGCTTAGATTTAATCTTAAATGAAGGTTTAGACAATTTAGAGAAAAGACATCACATACTTGCAGAGATGACAAGACAAGGATTACAAGAGATTGGATTAAAGCTTCTTTCAGAAAGTCCTTCAAACTCTGCAACTGCTGTATTTACACCGGAAGGTTTAGATGCTGATGTATTTAGAAAAGAGCTTTTAAAAATAGGAATAAGAGTTGCAGGTGGACAAGACCATCTAAAAGGAAAGATTTTTAGAGTGGCACATATGGGATACTTTGATTATCTTGACATAATAGAAGTTGTCGCAGCTGTGGAAATTACACTAAATAAAATGGGCTACAAAGTAGAGCTTGGAAAAGGTGTTAGAAAAGCACAGGAAGTTTATTTAAACAATATATAA
- a CDS encoding phosphoserine phosphatase PspA: MVRIIFVRHAESLWNPIGRYQGRLDPELSERGHNQARLIANALKKYNPTALYSSPLKRTYQTAEYISKELNLPIIKNEDIIEIDHGDWSGLLVEEVKEKYPEMFRQWLFEPHLVKFPNGESLEDVFNRVKKFLKYALEKHKNETIVVVSHTVPIRASLTAGLNLDMDKFWIFGCDNASYSILDYDTVRPILYKLNNTYYLGEYFIPALDAL, translated from the coding sequence GTGGTAAGAATTATTTTTGTTAGACATGCAGAAAGTTTATGGAATCCAATAGGAAGATATCAAGGAAGATTAGACCCAGAGCTTAGCGAAAGAGGGCATAACCAAGCAAGATTGATAGCAAATGCTTTAAAAAAATACAATCCAACAGCTTTATACTCAAGTCCATTAAAAAGAACTTACCAAACAGCTGAGTATATAAGTAAAGAGTTAAACCTGCCAATCATCAAAAATGAAGATATTATAGAAATAGACCATGGAGATTGGTCTGGATTGTTGGTTGAAGAAGTAAAAGAAAAATATCCGGAGATGTTTAGACAATGGCTTTTTGAACCACATTTAGTCAAATTTCCAAACGGTGAATCTTTGGAAGATGTATTTAACAGAGTAAAAAAATTCTTAAAATATGCGTTAGAAAAGCATAAAAATGAAACGATTGTTGTCGTATCTCACACTGTACCAATTAGAGCAAGTCTTACAGCCGGATTAAATTTAGATATGGATAAGTTTTGGATTTTCGGATGCGATAATGCTTCTTACTCAATTTTAGATTACGACACAGTAAGACCTATACTCTACAAGCTTAACAATACTTACTATCTTGGAGAATACTTCATTCCAGCATTAGATGCACTTTAA
- the hisZ gene encoding ATP phosphoribosyltransferase regulatory subunit: MKIDLPKGVRTFNPKESFILSWIEKNIEDNFKLWGYEKVILPLLEYYDAHKNVLNEEILKNTFRLVDRYEGETLILRPDFTVQIARYIASLQEKEFPIRLYYAGDVFRYVVPKGDNLYEKKQIGVELIGVDKIEADAEIIAIAISSLKKLSIEDFQIDVNNVKIFKAITKILSLSQDQTKELFLYLKNREIYNIQAFLKDFDVNNKIKDFILNLPKLNIKADKLKELAEEYEDIEEISNALKELIVIYEILKEYQLDEYIVFDLCEPREFSYYTGIVFEIFIKDFPKIVGYGGRYDNLLSNYNGNHPATGFAFDLLAIYDYITKTTEIKNEKDFYIIDTTEDKKLAYNIAKNLRTKGYTVARDIIKRDIDLSIDFAFRNGYKNVILITVENSEKKVYILKDKNKKEETSLEEILK; encoded by the coding sequence TTGAAAATAGACCTACCAAAAGGTGTAAGAACTTTCAATCCAAAAGAAAGCTTTATCTTAAGCTGGATTGAAAAGAATATAGAAGATAATTTTAAGCTTTGGGGTTATGAAAAAGTAATACTTCCGCTTCTTGAATACTACGATGCACATAAAAACGTTTTAAATGAGGAAATACTTAAAAATACATTTAGATTAGTAGATAGATACGAAGGTGAAACCTTAATCCTTAGACCTGACTTTACAGTTCAGATTGCAAGATACATAGCATCCTTACAAGAAAAAGAATTTCCAATCAGACTTTACTACGCAGGGGATGTTTTTCGGTACGTAGTTCCAAAAGGTGACAATCTTTATGAAAAAAAACAGATAGGTGTAGAGCTGATAGGTGTTGATAAGATAGAAGCAGACGCAGAAATAATAGCCATTGCTATCTCATCTTTAAAAAAACTTTCCATAGAAGATTTTCAGATTGACGTAAACAACGTAAAGATATTTAAAGCAATTACGAAAATTCTAAGCCTTTCACAAGACCAAACAAAAGAGCTGTTTTTATATCTAAAAAATCGAGAAATCTATAATATTCAAGCATTTTTAAAAGATTTTGATGTAAATAACAAGATAAAAGATTTTATCTTAAACCTACCAAAATTAAACATAAAAGCTGATAAACTCAAAGAGTTGGCAGAGGAATATGAAGACATAGAAGAAATTTCAAATGCTTTAAAAGAATTGATAGTAATTTATGAAATACTTAAAGAATACCAGCTTGATGAGTACATAGTTTTTGACCTTTGTGAGCCAAGAGAGTTTAGCTACTATACTGGAATCGTTTTTGAAATCTTTATTAAAGACTTTCCAAAGATTGTTGGATACGGCGGAAGATATGATAATCTTTTAAGCAATTATAACGGCAATCATCCAGCCACGGGTTTTGCTTTTGATTTATTAGCTATTTATGACTATATCACAAAGACAACGGAAATAAAAAATGAAAAAGACTTTTACATAATTGACACAACGGAAGATAAAAAACTTGCCTATAATATAGCTAAAAATTTAAGAACAAAAGGATACACAGTAGCAAGGGATATAATAAAAAGAGATATTGATTTATCAATAGATTTTGCCTTTAGAAATGGATACAAAAACGTAATTTTAATTACAGTTGAAAATTCAGAAAAAAAGGTATATATTTTAAAGGACAAAAATAAAAAAGAAGAAACAAGCTTAGAGGAAATTCTTAAGTAA
- a CDS encoding peptidylprolyl isomerase, with protein MEVGDRKVVSFEYTLKDKETGEVIDASAGQPLTFLTGVGEIIPGLESRMYGMKEGEKRTIEVPAEEAYGPSDPNLIQKVPREYFQGIQLERGLPLQAQTPEGQIINMVVVDFDDNTVTVDLNHPLAGRDLVFEIEVVNVREATPDEILHGHAHGAGGHHH; from the coding sequence ATGGAAGTAGGAGACAGAAAGGTAGTTTCTTTTGAGTACACACTCAAAGACAAAGAAACCGGAGAAGTGATTGATGCAAGCGCAGGACAACCTCTAACGTTTTTAACTGGTGTAGGAGAGATAATCCCAGGTCTTGAAAGCAGAATGTATGGCATGAAAGAGGGAGAAAAAAGAACGATTGAAGTTCCGGCAGAAGAAGCTTATGGTCCATCAGACCCTAACCTAATCCAAAAAGTTCCAAGAGAATACTTCCAAGGTATTCAACTTGAGAGAGGTTTGCCACTTCAAGCTCAAACACCGGAAGGTCAAATCATCAATATGGTAGTTGTAGATTTTGATGATAACACTGTTACTGTAGATTTAAACCACCCATTAGCCGGAAGAGACCTTGTATTTGAAATAGAAGTTGTTAATGTAAGAGAAGCAACACCTGATGAAATTTTACATGGACACGCTCACGGAGCAGGTGGTCATCATCACTAA
- the rnr gene encoding ribonuclease R — MEITQAAIVDFLKNQKKPVYLKQILKAFNLDKKEDKKLVRRLLRKLQKNKIVLYKNGGYILKREIQEKENLIKGKVEAHESGFGFLIREDGEPDLFIPPIEMRYLFDGDIVLAEEKIYRGKKEAKIVKVLERRVKTAVGKLKQEGNRYFVYLLDFVIPHKIYVDKKEAKKYELDNYVVVEILRYPEPKVEAKGRIIKDLGKVKNTQTVAEIVARKYDLPLTHSPEAIKEAEKLPSVVKITKNRKDLTKQICFTIDPESARDHDDAVAIEKEGDKYRLYVHIADVSHYVKEGSAIDKEAFQRGNTYYLPERALHMLPERLASQLCSLKPREKRYAFTCEMLIDKKGNVVEYDIYESVIESKAKLTYDQALGIILGQPELEKAFPYLVKPLKHMKELAEILMKAKEKRGSIDFDMPESQILFDQYGNPYDVVPYERHLAHRIIEEFMIIANETVAKHMEKNGYPFIYRVHEKPKLEKVMAFVDLMASLGYKVEYPKKDVDSKFIQKIIEMAVGTPEESLVRFLALRTMKQARYSPENIGHFGLASECYTHFTSPIRRYADVWVHRLLKKAIKKKFTKKDMEELPKKLDIIAKQCSERERVADDAERDALDILKLRILKDKVGENFEGIITGVMAFGLFIEIERYIIDGLVPIDSLPGKFKYDEKNHQLIGDKMKFRLGDKVLVEIVKVDEDTKRIDLKLVEKL; from the coding sequence GTGGAAATAACACAAGCCGCCATCGTAGATTTTCTTAAAAATCAAAAAAAACCTGTATATCTCAAACAAATTTTAAAAGCCTTTAATTTAGACAAAAAAGAAGATAAAAAATTAGTAAGAAGATTGCTTAGAAAACTTCAAAAAAATAAAATTGTCCTTTATAAAAATGGTGGCTATATCTTAAAAAGAGAAATTCAAGAAAAAGAAAATCTTATAAAAGGAAAAGTAGAAGCACACGAAAGTGGTTTTGGATTTTTAATCAGAGAAGATGGAGAGCCAGACCTTTTTATTCCACCTATAGAAATGAGATATTTGTTTGATGGAGATATTGTCTTAGCAGAAGAAAAGATTTATAGAGGAAAAAAAGAGGCAAAAATTGTAAAAGTCTTAGAAAGAAGAGTAAAAACAGCCGTTGGAAAATTAAAACAAGAAGGCAATAGATATTTTGTCTATCTGCTTGACTTTGTAATACCGCATAAAATATACGTAGATAAAAAAGAAGCAAAAAAATATGAACTTGATAACTACGTAGTAGTTGAAATTTTAAGATATCCAGAGCCAAAAGTAGAAGCAAAAGGAAGAATAATAAAAGACCTTGGAAAAGTCAAAAACACCCAAACTGTCGCAGAAATAGTAGCAAGAAAGTATGACTTACCACTTACCCATTCTCCAGAAGCTATAAAAGAAGCAGAAAAACTGCCTTCTGTTGTAAAAATTACAAAAAATAGAAAAGACCTAACAAAACAGATATGTTTTACCATAGACCCGGAAAGTGCAAGAGACCATGACGACGCAGTAGCGATAGAAAAAGAAGGAGACAAATATAGACTATATGTTCACATTGCTGATGTCTCCCACTACGTTAAAGAAGGTTCTGCCATAGATAAAGAAGCATTCCAAAGAGGAAATACCTACTACCTTCCGGAAAGAGCCCTTCATATGCTACCGGAAAGACTTGCAAGCCAGCTTTGTAGTTTAAAACCTCGTGAAAAAAGGTATGCATTCACATGCGAGATGCTTATAGACAAAAAAGGAAACGTGGTTGAGTATGATATATACGAAAGCGTTATAGAAAGTAAAGCAAAGCTTACATACGACCAAGCACTTGGAATAATCCTTGGACAGCCAGAACTTGAAAAAGCCTTTCCATACTTAGTTAAACCACTTAAACATATGAAAGAGCTTGCAGAAATTTTAATGAAAGCCAAAGAAAAAAGAGGAAGTATAGACTTTGACATGCCAGAGTCTCAAATACTGTTTGACCAATACGGTAATCCTTATGATGTTGTACCTTACGAAAGACATTTAGCCCACAGAATTATAGAAGAGTTTATGATAATAGCAAACGAAACAGTCGCTAAACATATGGAAAAAAACGGATATCCATTTATCTATAGAGTCCACGAAAAACCAAAATTAGAAAAAGTTATGGCATTTGTAGATTTAATGGCAAGTCTTGGCTACAAAGTAGAGTATCCTAAAAAAGATGTAGACTCTAAATTTATTCAAAAAATTATAGAAATGGCAGTGGGAACTCCGGAAGAGTCATTAGTTAGATTCTTAGCTCTAAGAACGATGAAGCAGGCAAGATACTCACCAGAAAATATAGGACACTTTGGCCTTGCTTCAGAATGTTATACTCATTTTACATCTCCGATACGAAGATATGCTGACGTATGGGTTCATAGACTTCTTAAAAAAGCAATCAAAAAGAAATTTACAAAGAAAGATATGGAAGAATTGCCTAAGAAGTTAGATATAATTGCAAAACAATGCTCAGAAAGAGAAAGGGTGGCAGATGATGCAGAAAGAGATGCCTTAGACATCTTAAAATTAAGAATTCTCAAAGATAAAGTTGGAGAAAATTTTGAAGGTATCATTACAGGCGTTATGGCTTTTGGTTTATTCATAGAAATAGAAAGATATATAATTGATGGTTTAGTTCCAATAGATTCTCTGCCCGGTAAATTCAAATACGATGAAAAAAACCATCAGCTTATAGGTGATAAGATGAAGTTTAGACTTGGAGATAAAGTTTTAGTCGAAATCGTAAAAGTTGATGAAGATACTAAAAGGATAGATTTAAAGTTGGTGGAAAAGTTATAG
- a CDS encoding aspartate aminotransferase family protein produces the protein MNFKEADKYLFPNYARLPYSFVKGEGCYLYDEDGKKYLDMLSGIAVNQLGYNHPKLTESICRQAKEIIHISNLFYVKPQYEVAKILVENSCGDKVFFCNSGAEANEALIKLIRKYFYDKKENRYEIITFEGSFHGRTLATITATAQPKYQEGFQPLPEGFKHAKFNDIDSVKQLINDKTAAILIELIQGEGGVNPADKEFIKELYSICRENGILFTVDEVQTGIGRTGKLFAYQHYDIEPDIISLAKGLGGGVPIGAIIAKDEIAKSFVPGTHASTFGGNYLATAAAKVVLEEILSDGFLDKVIENGEYLKERLKTFGYLVKGLGLMIGVDLPEEISAKEIMKKALENGLIIGTAGKNTLRFVPPLIIQKDDIDLAVNILEKILGEK, from the coding sequence ATGAACTTTAAAGAAGCAGATAAATATTTATTTCCAAATTATGCAAGACTTCCTTACTCTTTTGTAAAAGGTGAAGGATGTTATTTGTATGATGAAGATGGTAAAAAATATCTTGATATGCTGTCAGGTATTGCGGTGAATCAGCTTGGATATAACCATCCAAAATTGACTGAAAGCATCTGTAGACAAGCAAAAGAAATAATTCATATATCAAACCTTTTTTACGTTAAGCCACAGTATGAAGTGGCAAAAATTTTAGTTGAAAATTCCTGCGGTGATAAAGTTTTTTTCTGTAATTCAGGAGCCGAAGCAAACGAAGCACTTATAAAACTCATCAGAAAATACTTTTACGATAAAAAAGAAAACAGATATGAGATAATCACTTTTGAAGGAAGCTTTCACGGAAGAACTTTGGCAACGATTACAGCAACAGCTCAGCCAAAATACCAAGAAGGATTCCAGCCGCTTCCAGAAGGGTTTAAACATGCAAAGTTTAACGATATAGACTCTGTAAAACAATTAATAAACGATAAAACAGCAGCAATATTAATAGAACTTATTCAAGGAGAGGGTGGAGTAAATCCGGCAGACAAAGAGTTTATAAAAGAGCTTTACTCTATATGCAGAGAAAATGGAATATTGTTTACAGTAGATGAGGTTCAAACAGGAATAGGAAGGACAGGAAAACTTTTTGCATACCAACATTACGATATAGAGCCGGATATAATATCCTTAGCAAAAGGTCTTGGTGGAGGCGTTCCTATAGGTGCCATCATTGCAAAAGATGAAATAGCAAAATCATTTGTTCCGGGTACCCATGCATCAACCTTTGGCGGAAACTATTTAGCAACAGCCGCTGCTAAGGTTGTGTTAGAAGAGATATTATCTGATGGATTTTTGGATAAAGTTATTGAAAATGGAGAGTATTTAAAAGAGAGATTAAAAACTTTTGGTTATCTGGTAAAAGGGTTAGGTCTTATGATAGGTGTAGATTTACCAGAAGAAATTTCGGCAAAAGAGATAATGAAAAAAGCATTAGAAAATGGATTGATAATTGGAACAGCAGGAAAAAATACGCTAAGATTTGTTCCACCGTTGATAATTCAAAAAGATGATATAGATTTAGCAGTAAATATTTTAGAAAAAATTTTGGGGGAGAAGTAA
- a CDS encoding Rpn family recombination-promoting nuclease/putative transposase: protein MTKQKYDITIRDIFKSISDKLIKILGFRSYVEILNPIFPKTAERIADLLLKLEDDSLLHIEFQSTNDKTMPIRMLGYYHAIKETYPDKSIRQIVIYIGKDKPKMITQIIDYNIQYNYRLIDIRDIPCEIFLNSDKIEDLAIATLCNVKDRERLFKKIAEKLNSLGEKERADWITKILTILGLRDNLIKDFEKVLKEEVKMPITVSLDAEIVENFPYVGDLVKLAKKQAMQEGLQQGLQQGLQQGLQQGLQQGLQQGLQQGLQQGLLEAKRDDIKRIIQAKFGQVPEDVEKLISSSDDVNFLNEFLMKAVLAKSINELMEV from the coding sequence ATGACAAAACAAAAGTATGACATAACAATAAGAGATATTTTTAAAAGCATATCAGATAAGCTAATAAAGATTTTAGGATTTCGCAGCTATGTAGAAATACTAAACCCTATCTTTCCAAAAACAGCAGAAAGAATAGCAGATTTACTTCTAAAACTTGAAGATGACAGCTTGCTACACATTGAATTTCAAAGTACAAACGATAAAACCATGCCTATTAGAATGCTTGGCTACTATCACGCAATAAAAGAAACATACCCGGACAAAAGCATACGCCAAATAGTGATATACATCGGCAAAGACAAACCAAAGATGATTACTCAAATCATTGATTATAATATACAGTACAACTATAGACTGATAGACATCAGAGATATACCTTGTGAAATTTTTCTAAACAGCGACAAAATAGAAGACTTAGCCATAGCCACACTATGTAATGTAAAAGATAGAGAAAGGCTATTTAAAAAAATAGCAGAAAAACTAAACAGCTTAGGAGAAAAGGAAAGAGCCGATTGGATAACAAAGATATTGACCATTTTAGGACTAAGAGATAACTTAATAAAAGATTTTGAAAAAGTCCTAAAGGAGGAAGTAAAAATGCCAATCACAGTATCCTTAGATGCAGAAATAGTAGAAAACTTTCCATACGTAGGTGATTTAGTAAAATTAGCAAAAAAACAAGCAATGCAAGAAGGCTTACAACAAGGTCTACAGCAAGGTCTACAACAAGGCTTACAACAAGGTTTACAACAAGGTCTACAACAAGGCTTACAACAAGGCTTACAACAAGGCCTATTAGAAGCAAAACGTGATGATATAAAAAGAATAATCCAAGCTAAATTTGGACAAGTTCCGGAAGATGTAGAAAAATTAATATCCTCTTCTGATGATGTAAATTTTTTAAACGAATTTTTAATGAAAGCTGTTTTGGCTAAAAGTATTAACGAGTTAATGGAGGTCTAA
- a CDS encoding CTP synthase, whose translation MKKYIFITGGVLSSLGKGVTSAAIGSILESMGYKITLMKLDPYLNIDPGTMNPYQHGEVFVTEDGAETDLDLGHYERFTNAVMTKNNNTTSGRLYFNLLEKERRGAFLGATVQVIPHFTNEIKKSIEKVAENHDITLVEIGGTVGDIESQPFLEAIRQMGIENKKEDVIYIHLTYVPYIKAAGELKTKPSQHSVKELRAIGIQPDILIGRAETPLPKEIKRKLSLFTNVDEDSVFSAPDLNIIYEIPLYFKKEGLDRAIAKHLNLEYKEPDLSKWKKIVNVLSKLEETVDIGIVGKYVELKDAYKSIHEALIHAQIPNKVKVNIHWINSEKINQENCQEVLKGLDGILVPGGFGDRGIEGKILTAKYARENNIPYFGICLGMQIAVIEFARSVAGLEGANSTEFNPFTPHPVIDIMPDQKHVDKKGGTMRLGAYKCHIKKGTKAYEIYKQEEIYERHRHRYEFNPKYVPILEEKGLVVSGIYKAKNLPEIIELPSHKWFIACQFHPEFKSKPFAPHPLFVSFVEAAYKNKQGL comes from the coding sequence TTGAAGAAGTATATATTCATAACAGGCGGAGTTTTATCTTCCCTTGGTAAAGGAGTGACTTCTGCTGCCATAGGTTCAATCTTAGAATCTATGGGATACAAAATTACATTGATGAAATTAGACCCATATCTAAACATAGACCCGGGTACAATGAATCCATATCAACATGGGGAGGTTTTTGTCACAGAAGATGGAGCAGAAACAGACCTTGATTTAGGACACTATGAAAGATTTACAAATGCAGTTATGACAAAAAATAACAATACAACATCAGGAAGGCTTTACTTTAATCTATTGGAAAAAGAAAGAAGAGGAGCTTTTCTTGGCGCAACAGTTCAAGTAATTCCACACTTTACAAACGAAATAAAAAAATCAATTGAAAAAGTAGCAGAAAATCATGATATTACATTGGTTGAGATTGGTGGTACAGTTGGAGATATTGAAAGTCAACCATTTTTAGAAGCCATAAGACAAATGGGAATAGAAAACAAAAAAGAGGATGTTATTTATATTCATTTGACATACGTTCCTTATATCAAAGCAGCAGGAGAATTAAAAACAAAGCCAAGTCAACACTCAGTAAAAGAGCTTAGAGCGATAGGTATCCAGCCGGATATACTAATTGGCAGAGCTGAAACACCACTTCCAAAAGAAATAAAGAGAAAGTTATCACTATTTACAAACGTTGATGAAGATTCAGTATTTTCTGCACCAGACCTGAATATAATTTATGAAATACCGCTTTACTTTAAAAAAGAAGGGCTTGATAGAGCAATAGCAAAGCATTTAAACCTTGAATACAAAGAACCAGACTTATCAAAGTGGAAAAAGATTGTTAACGTTTTATCAAAGCTTGAAGAAACTGTTGATATAGGAATAGTTGGAAAATATGTAGAACTAAAAGATGCATACAAAAGCATTCATGAAGCGTTAATACATGCTCAAATACCCAACAAAGTAAAAGTAAATATCCATTGGATAAACTCTGAAAAGATAAATCAAGAAAATTGCCAAGAAGTTTTAAAAGGTTTAGATGGAATTCTTGTACCAGGTGGATTTGGAGATAGAGGCATAGAAGGTAAAATATTAACAGCCAAATATGCAAGAGAAAACAACATCCCATACTTTGGAATATGTCTTGGTATGCAGATTGCCGTTATTGAATTTGCGAGAAGTGTAGCAGGGCTTGAAGGTGCCAATTCAACAGAGTTTAACCCATTTACACCACACCCAGTAATAGACATTATGCCAGACCAAAAGCATGTAGATAAAAAAGGCGGAACTATGAGACTTGGAGCTTATAAATGTCATATAAAAAAAGGAACAAAAGCTTATGAAATCTACAAGCAGGAAGAAATCTACGAGAGACACAGACATAGATATGAATTTAATCCAAAGTATGTACCAATCTTGGAAGAAAAAGGTCTTGTTGTTTCAGGTATTTACAAGGCTAAAAACCTACCGGAGATAATAGAGCTTCCATCCCATAAATGGTTTATTGCTTGTCAGTTCCATCCGGAGTTTAAAAGCAAACCATTTGCACCCCATCCGCTTTTTGTTTCATTTGTTGAAGCAGCTTATAAAAACAAGCAAGGGCTATAA
- the smpB gene encoding SsrA-binding protein SmpB: protein MSEKVVATNKKAFHDYTILEKYEAGIVLTGSEVKSLREGACNLKDSFVMIEDGEAWLYNCYIAPYKPAAKFGHDPTRKRKLLLHKKEILKLMGKVKEKGLTIVPLRVYFKNGKAKVEIALAKGKVKHEKREAMKEKDLKREIEKSFKGKIKL from the coding sequence ATGTCAGAAAAAGTGGTTGCAACAAATAAAAAAGCCTTTCATGACTATACGATACTTGAAAAGTATGAAGCAGGTATAGTGTTAACAGGATCAGAAGTGAAATCTTTAAGAGAAGGAGCGTGTAATTTAAAAGACAGCTTTGTTATGATTGAAGACGGAGAAGCATGGCTGTATAACTGCTATATTGCTCCATACAAACCGGCGGCAAAATTTGGCCATGACCCAACAAGAAAAAGAAAATTACTTCTTCATAAAAAAGAGATTTTAAAGCTTATGGGAAAAGTCAAGGAAAAAGGGTTAACAATCGTTCCACTTAGAGTTTACTTTAAAAATGGAAAAGCGAAAGTTGAAATAGCCCTTGCAAAAGGGAAAGTTAAGCATGAAAAAAGAGAAGCGATGAAAGAAAAAGACTTGAAGAGAGAAATAGAAAAGTCTTTCAAAGGAAAAATAAAACTATAA